A genomic stretch from Lathyrus oleraceus cultivar Zhongwan6 chromosome 2, CAAS_Psat_ZW6_1.0, whole genome shotgun sequence includes:
- the LOC127121226 gene encoding uncharacterized protein LOC127121226, whose translation MDFGQRSVKKYNLINPKIDELKKLVSSIADPIGFRDRYGALISLLTLRMEEGLLQTLVQFYDPVYHCFTFPDYQLMPTLEEYAQLLHIPVADTVPFSDSEKLPEHSSLAKVLYMKKSEFKNNFTTKGGLPGFTAKFLMGKVSYFASQGCDIIVEHLFALLIYGLLLFPNIEGFVDSYAIRIFLSGNPVPTLLGDTYHSIHYRTLKGGGTIVCCIPLLYKWFVSHLSKSATFWDRKSGLQWSQRIMSLTQSDIAWYSRVLDDVKIIDSCGEFPNVPLMGTKGIISYNPVLARR comes from the coding sequence atggattttggacagagaagtgtgaaaaagtacaatctcatcaatccaaagatagatgaactaaagaaactggtttcttcgatcgcagatcctattggtttcagagacagatatggggcacttatatctttattgacacttaggatggaagaagggttattgcagacattagtacagttctatgatccagtctatcactgtttcacattcccagactatcaactcatgcctacattggaagagtatgcccagttgcttcacatcccagttgctgatacagtacctttctctgattcagaaaagttacccgagcacagttctcttgcaaaagtgttgtacatgaagaagtcagaattcaagaataacttcaccaccaaaggaggacttccaggtttcactgccaagttcttaatggggaaggtttcttattttgccagtcaaggttgtgatattattgtggagcatctgttcgccttgttgatctacggtttgttactatttcctaatattgaaggttttgtggattcatatgctatacgcatcttcctaagtggtaatcctgttccaactttgctcggagacacctatcattccatccattaccgtactttgaaaggaggaggaaccatagtctgctgtataccgttactctacaaatggtttgtctctcatctttctaagtcagctactttttgggatcgcaagtcaggacttcagtggtcacagaggattatgtctcttacccagtcagatattgcatggtatagtagagttttagacgatgtgaagatcattgatagttgcggggagttccccaatgtgcccctcatgggcacaaagggaatcatttcttataatccagtacttgctaggagataa